One genomic window of Streptomyces sp. NBC_01498 includes the following:
- a CDS encoding EI24 domain-containing protein, with translation MRELGKGFGYLVKGQRWVGGHGRWLGLGLLPGLVTLVLYAAVLAGLFYGADDLTAWATPFADDWTSPWQGLFRGFLTVLLVVLVLFLAVITFTAATLLVGQPFYEALSEAVDRAEGGHAPESGLPLWRELLISARDSLRVLARVAFYGVLLFALGFVPVVGQTVVPVLGFCVSGFFLAEELTAVGLQRRGVQLKARLALLRERRLLTLGFGVPLTLAFLVPVVAVFLMPGAVAGATLMVRDLTGEDTAPPADLTAKAPESAPAMDAPQDW, from the coding sequence ATGCGTGAACTCGGCAAGGGCTTCGGATACTTGGTCAAGGGCCAGCGCTGGGTCGGCGGGCACGGCAGATGGCTGGGCCTCGGACTGCTGCCCGGCCTGGTGACTTTGGTGCTCTACGCGGCGGTGCTCGCCGGCCTGTTCTACGGCGCCGACGACCTGACCGCCTGGGCGACACCGTTCGCCGACGACTGGACCTCGCCGTGGCAGGGGCTGTTCCGCGGCTTCCTCACCGTCCTGCTGGTCGTCCTGGTCCTGTTCCTGGCCGTGATCACGTTCACCGCCGCGACCCTGCTGGTCGGACAGCCCTTCTACGAGGCGCTCTCCGAGGCCGTGGACCGCGCCGAGGGCGGGCACGCGCCCGAGTCCGGCCTGCCGCTCTGGCGCGAGCTGTTGATCTCCGCACGGGACAGCCTGCGCGTCCTGGCACGGGTCGCGTTCTACGGTGTGCTGCTCTTCGCCCTCGGTTTCGTCCCCGTCGTCGGGCAGACCGTCGTCCCCGTGCTCGGTTTCTGCGTGTCCGGCTTCTTCCTGGCCGAGGAGCTCACGGCGGTCGGCCTCCAGCGGCGCGGCGTCCAACTGAAGGCCCGGCTGGCGCTGTTGCGCGAACGACGGCTGCTCACCCTGGGCTTCGGGGTGCCGCTGACACTCGCCTTCCTGGTCCCCGTGGTCGCGGTCTTCCTGATGCCGGGCGCGGTCGCCGGAGCGACCCTGATGGTCCGTGACCTGACGGGCGAGGACACCGCGCCTCCCGCGGACCTGACCGCGAAGGCTCCCGAATCCGCCCCGGCGATGGACGCCCCACAGGACTGGTGA
- a CDS encoding pyroglutamyl peptidase: MVAVTPPPHATASAPSASRPASAPAPAVTVEERRLDGDVPRRILADSGFDGVAPAFAKALRGPGSYTRAEHVAVRHGERLWRRAVDRAQGRGPAGGELSRDDDRPLYWARLAMTRELRAWHAESGLSEAAGTRLLERLESASRGQDSMGSGGDRAREHDRARGVKRIVVTGFDPFTLDRDIRISNPSGAVALALDGTVIRTADGPARVETAVFPVRWGDFADGTVERALRRVLPRADLFVTVSQGRVGRIDVERFNGAWRGGFGDNENVSETGLVPVTDPATRPQWTGTTLPYADIVAATTGPFPVYDNTSVTEIPAGGTAPVVRPGGPTPGSAARAGGGGDYLSNEIAYRATLLRDRLGLAIPGGHVHTPVLQFGPGNTDPATGTVSDPVFVQNRQAITAQLRAIVGVAAEASGDAGR, translated from the coding sequence CTGGTCGCCGTCACCCCTCCCCCGCACGCCACGGCCTCCGCGCCATCCGCGTCCCGCCCGGCGTCCGCCCCCGCCCCGGCGGTCACCGTGGAGGAACGGCGCCTCGACGGTGACGTACCGCGCCGGATACTCGCCGACAGCGGCTTCGACGGCGTCGCACCGGCGTTCGCGAAGGCGCTGCGCGGCCCCGGCTCGTACACGCGGGCCGAGCACGTCGCCGTACGGCACGGCGAGCGGCTCTGGCGGCGCGCGGTGGACCGCGCCCAGGGCCGGGGCCCGGCGGGCGGGGAGCTGAGCCGGGACGACGACCGCCCGCTGTACTGGGCGCGGCTGGCCATGACCCGTGAACTGCGCGCCTGGCACGCGGAGTCCGGGCTCTCCGAGGCGGCGGGCACCCGGCTGCTGGAGCGGCTGGAGAGCGCCTCGCGCGGCCAGGACTCGATGGGCTCCGGCGGGGACCGGGCGCGGGAGCACGACCGGGCGAGAGGCGTGAAGCGGATCGTGGTCACCGGCTTCGACCCGTTCACCCTGGACCGGGACATCCGGATCAGCAATCCGTCCGGGGCGGTCGCCCTCGCGCTGGACGGCACGGTGATCCGTACGGCCGACGGACCGGCGCGCGTCGAGACCGCCGTGTTCCCGGTCCGCTGGGGCGACTTCGCCGACGGCACGGTGGAACGCGCGCTGCGCCGCGTACTGCCGCGCGCCGACCTGTTCGTGACGGTCAGTCAGGGACGGGTGGGGCGGATCGACGTGGAGCGGTTCAACGGGGCCTGGCGGGGCGGCTTCGGGGACAACGAGAACGTCTCCGAGACCGGGCTCGTACCGGTGACGGACCCGGCCACCCGGCCGCAGTGGACAGGGACGACGCTGCCGTACGCGGACATCGTGGCCGCCACGACGGGCCCCTTCCCGGTGTACGACAACACGTCGGTCACCGAGATCCCGGCGGGCGGCACCGCGCCGGTCGTGCGCCCCGGCGGCCCGACCCCGGGCTCGGCGGCCCGCGCCGGGGGCGGCGGGGACTATCTGTCGAACGAGATCGCCTACCGGGCGACCCTGCTGCGCGACCGCCTCGGCCTGGCCATTCCCGGCGGCCATGTCCACACACCGGTACTCCAGTTCGGCCCCGGCAACACCGACCCGGCGACGGGCACGGTGTCGGACCCGGTCTTCGTACAGAACAGGCAGGCGATCACCGCCCAGTTGAGGGCGATCGTGGGGGTGGCGGCGGAGGCGTCGGGGGACGCCGGCAGGTAA
- a CDS encoding TetR/AcrR family transcriptional regulator gives MARARSAERRAEILRATFEVIAERGYRGTTLGAVAERVGLTQQGLLHYFPTKDALLLAVMDERDQWDTGGGSRGADGWRLELLTSMVDYNAMRPGIVQTFSALLGESVTEGHPAGEFFTRRYVQVRRNMAGVLRDEFGDRLPSGLTPEQTAPLLVAVMDGLQYQWLLAPESVDMPAAFRAFVTLLRGGAEGPER, from the coding sequence ATGGCGAGGGCCAGAAGCGCGGAACGGCGGGCGGAGATTCTCCGGGCCACCTTCGAGGTGATCGCCGAACGGGGATACCGGGGTACGACGCTGGGCGCGGTGGCCGAGCGGGTGGGGCTGACCCAGCAGGGGCTGCTGCACTACTTCCCGACGAAGGACGCGCTGTTGCTGGCGGTCATGGACGAGCGGGACCAGTGGGACACCGGGGGCGGCAGCCGGGGCGCGGACGGCTGGCGGCTGGAGCTGCTGACGTCGATGGTCGACTACAACGCGATGCGGCCGGGGATCGTGCAGACGTTCTCGGCGCTGCTCGGCGAGAGCGTGACGGAGGGCCACCCGGCCGGGGAGTTCTTCACCCGCCGCTACGTGCAGGTGCGGCGGAACATGGCGGGCGTGCTGCGCGACGAGTTCGGCGACCGGCTGCCGAGCGGGCTGACGCCCGAACAGACGGCGCCGTTACTGGTGGCGGTGATGGACGGGCTCCAGTACCAGTGGCTGCTCGCGCCGGAGTCGGTGGACATGCCGGCGGCGTTCCGGGCGTTCGTGACACTGCTGCGCGGCGGGGCGGAGGGGCCCGAGCGGTAG
- a CDS encoding beta-glucosidase family protein, whose translation MTGAPITRADHAREAAVETALSKLDLDAKARLLAGQDNWSLPALPEIGLASLVMSDGPIGVRGVRWTADDPSVALPSPTALAATWDPELARRAGRLLAQEARRKGVHVLLAPTVNLHRSPLGGRHFEAYSEDPYLTGEIGTGYVLGVQDGGVGTTVKHFVANDAETDRFTVDNVVTPRPLRELYLAPFEAIVKHARPWGVMAAYNRVNGHSMTEHAALQNGVLRGEWGFDGFIVSDWLAARSTTGALLGGLDVAMPGPKTVYGPALAAAVRAGEVDETLVDDAVRNVLRLAARVGALDNAPAVVAGAELPAPLDGDALAREIARRSFVLVRNETRDGHPALPLDPARTRTVALSGAAARDARILGGGSAHVFPPHVVSPLDGLTAALPDGALSYHVGADPSDELAVAERGFELRAVCRAADGRELGTTPLPSGMVQWVGVDLPDGVSYDELHSVEFTGTFTPRESGEHSFGTRGIGPLVLTVAGRKVWEGEEGLGDSTDPFNAFFGERLERARVALTEGVPVDVSLHLTVPRLPGAPMDAVAFSLLHLGPRRDPDELIAEAVEAARGADTAVVVVATTTAVESEGFDRTSLELPGHQNALVAAVAAVNPHTVVVVNTGSPVSLPWRDDVAAVLLSWFPGQEGGAALADVLTGAEEPGGRLTTTWPVTLADVPVHDTTPTADGELHYTEGVFIGYRAWERTGATPAYPFGHGLGYTDWEYETLDATPGRATVRLRNTGTRPGRETVQIYLAPVPGIVPDAAERPVRWLAGFATAEAGPGESVEVTVPIRARAFEVWDETAHTWTAVPGPYEIQAGRSLTDRRLSATVHR comes from the coding sequence GTGACCGGCGCACCCATCACCCGGGCCGACCACGCACGAGAAGCGGCCGTCGAGACGGCGCTGAGCAAGCTCGATCTCGACGCCAAGGCGCGGCTGCTGGCGGGACAGGACAACTGGTCGCTGCCCGCCCTCCCGGAGATCGGGCTCGCCTCCCTCGTCATGTCCGACGGCCCGATCGGTGTCCGGGGCGTGCGCTGGACCGCCGACGACCCGTCGGTCGCCCTCCCCTCGCCCACCGCGCTCGCCGCCACCTGGGACCCCGAACTGGCCCGAAGAGCGGGCCGGTTGCTCGCCCAGGAGGCCCGCCGCAAGGGCGTGCACGTCCTCCTCGCGCCGACCGTCAACCTCCACCGCTCCCCGCTCGGCGGCCGGCACTTCGAGGCGTACAGCGAAGACCCGTACCTCACCGGCGAGATCGGTACCGGCTATGTCCTCGGGGTCCAGGACGGCGGAGTCGGCACCACCGTCAAGCACTTCGTCGCCAACGACGCCGAGACCGACCGCTTCACCGTGGACAACGTCGTCACCCCGCGCCCGCTCCGCGAGCTGTACCTCGCCCCGTTCGAAGCCATCGTCAAACACGCCCGCCCCTGGGGCGTCATGGCCGCCTACAACCGGGTCAACGGCCACTCCATGACCGAACACGCCGCGCTCCAGAACGGCGTCCTGCGCGGCGAATGGGGATTCGACGGCTTCATCGTCTCCGACTGGCTGGCGGCCCGCTCCACCACCGGCGCCCTCCTCGGCGGCCTCGACGTCGCCATGCCCGGCCCCAAGACCGTGTACGGGCCCGCGCTCGCCGCCGCCGTCCGCGCCGGTGAGGTGGACGAGACCCTGGTGGACGACGCCGTACGCAACGTCCTGCGGCTCGCCGCGCGCGTCGGCGCCCTCGACAACGCGCCCGCCGTCGTCGCCGGCGCCGAACTCCCCGCGCCACTCGACGGCGACGCGCTGGCCCGCGAGATCGCGCGGCGCTCCTTCGTCCTCGTACGCAACGAGACCCGCGACGGACACCCCGCCCTGCCGCTCGACCCCGCCCGCACCCGCACCGTCGCCCTCAGCGGCGCCGCCGCCCGCGACGCCCGCATCCTCGGCGGCGGCTCCGCCCACGTCTTCCCGCCGCATGTCGTCTCACCGCTCGACGGCCTCACCGCCGCCCTCCCCGACGGCGCCCTGAGCTACCACGTCGGTGCCGACCCCAGCGACGAACTCGCCGTCGCCGAGCGGGGATTCGAGCTGCGCGCCGTCTGCCGCGCCGCCGACGGACGGGAGCTCGGCACCACACCCCTGCCCTCCGGCATGGTCCAGTGGGTCGGCGTGGACCTGCCCGACGGCGTCAGCTACGACGAGCTGCACAGCGTCGAGTTCACCGGCACCTTCACCCCGCGCGAGAGCGGCGAGCACAGCTTCGGCACGCGGGGCATCGGCCCCCTCGTCCTCACCGTCGCCGGGCGGAAGGTCTGGGAGGGCGAGGAAGGGCTCGGCGACAGCACCGACCCGTTCAACGCGTTCTTCGGCGAACGCCTGGAGCGCGCCCGTGTCGCGCTCACCGAGGGCGTGCCCGTCGATGTCTCGCTCCATCTCACCGTGCCCCGGCTGCCCGGGGCGCCGATGGACGCGGTCGCCTTCTCCCTGCTCCACCTCGGCCCCCGGCGCGACCCGGACGAGCTGATCGCCGAGGCCGTCGAGGCGGCGCGGGGCGCCGACACCGCCGTCGTCGTGGTCGCCACCACCACGGCCGTCGAGTCCGAGGGCTTCGACCGTACGAGCCTGGAACTGCCCGGCCACCAGAACGCCCTCGTCGCGGCCGTCGCCGCCGTCAACCCGCACACCGTCGTGGTCGTCAACACCGGATCACCCGTGTCACTCCCGTGGCGGGACGACGTGGCCGCCGTGCTGCTCAGCTGGTTCCCCGGCCAGGAGGGAGGCGCCGCGCTCGCCGACGTCCTCACCGGCGCCGAGGAGCCCGGCGGCCGGCTCACCACCACCTGGCCGGTCACCCTCGCCGATGTGCCCGTCCACGACACCACCCCCACCGCCGACGGCGAACTGCACTACACCGAGGGCGTGTTCATCGGCTACCGGGCCTGGGAACGGACCGGCGCCACCCCCGCCTACCCCTTCGGCCACGGCCTCGGCTACACCGACTGGGAGTACGAGACGCTGGACGCCACCCCCGGCCGGGCCACCGTACGGCTGCGCAACACCGGCACCCGCCCCGGCCGCGAGACCGTCCAGATCTATCTCGCGCCCGTCCCGGGCATCGTGCCGGACGCCGCCGAGCGCCCGGTCCGCTGGCTGGCCGGCTTCGCCACCGCCGAGGCGGGGCCCGGGGAGAGCGTCGAGGTGACCGTCCCGATCCGGGCCCGCGCCTTCGAGGTCTGGGACGAGACCGCGCACACCTGGACGGCCGTCCCCGGCCCGTACGAGATCCAGGCGGGCCGCTCGCTCACCGACCGCAGGCTGAGCGCCACTGTCCACCGCTGA
- a CDS encoding aldose epimerase family protein, protein MSEPAGTAPDGTAVRRWVLERAGTRVRVLTYGGVLQSVEVPDRDGVRANVVLGFEDVAGYVDCPSPYFGALIGRYANRIAGGVFTLDGRAHRLPRNDGPNCLHGGGRGFDKRVWAAEPAADGYGVRLSLVSPDGEEGFPGRLDVSATYTLDAAGALRIGYRAVTDAPTVVNLTNHSYWNLGGAGTGGAGGHVLRIAAGRLTPLDGDSVPTGPPVPVDGTRFDFREPREVGSGYDHNFVLDQGRSPGSAAAGLYDPVSGRVLTVTTTEPGLQLYTGDHFDAGPFKPGDGIALETQHFPDSPNRPDFPSTVLRPGEVFTSATAYAFSTAGPAVRPSGG, encoded by the coding sequence GTGTCCGAGCCCGCCGGGACGGCGCCCGACGGTACGGCGGTGCGCCGCTGGGTCCTGGAGCGGGCCGGGACGCGTGTGCGGGTGCTGACGTACGGCGGGGTCCTCCAGTCCGTGGAGGTGCCGGACCGTGACGGTGTCCGGGCGAACGTGGTGCTCGGTTTCGAGGACGTGGCGGGGTACGTGGACTGCCCGTCGCCGTACTTCGGCGCGCTGATCGGCCGGTACGCGAACCGGATCGCGGGCGGGGTGTTCACGCTCGACGGGCGCGCCCACCGGCTGCCGCGCAACGACGGGCCGAACTGTCTGCACGGCGGCGGGCGGGGCTTCGACAAGCGGGTGTGGGCGGCGGAGCCGGCGGCGGACGGGTACGGGGTGCGGCTGTCGCTGGTGAGCCCGGACGGCGAGGAGGGCTTCCCCGGGCGGCTCGACGTCTCGGCGACGTACACGCTGGACGCGGCGGGGGCGCTGCGGATCGGCTACCGGGCGGTGACGGACGCGCCGACGGTGGTGAACCTGACGAATCACTCGTACTGGAACCTGGGCGGCGCGGGCACGGGCGGCGCCGGCGGGCATGTACTGCGGATCGCGGCCGGCCGGCTCACGCCCCTGGACGGCGACTCGGTGCCGACGGGGCCGCCGGTACCGGTCGACGGGACCCGTTTCGACTTCCGGGAGCCGCGTGAGGTGGGATCGGGGTACGACCACAACTTCGTGCTGGATCAGGGGCGTTCGCCTGGGTCGGCGGCGGCCGGGCTGTACGACCCGGTGTCGGGAAGGGTGTTGACGGTGACGACGACCGAACCGGGCCTCCAGCTCTACACCGGTGACCACTTCGACGCGGGGCCGTTCAAGCCGGGCGACGGGATCGCGCTGGAGACGCAGCATTTCCCGGACTCGCCGAACCGGCCGGACTTCCCGAGCACGGTGCTGCGGCCGGGCGAGGTGTTCACCTCGGCCACCGCGTACGCGTTCTCGACCGCCGGACCGGCCGTTCGCCCGTCCGGCGGTTGA
- a CDS encoding SGNH/GDSL hydrolase family protein has protein sequence MPESPQGPAGRRPGYGRSRRRAYARVAGLCAGLLVAGTALGGCISSDGADPDWKKSKSGQSPPPKPVWDRSPASIAAVGDSITRGFDACGLLSDCPRVSWATGTDDGVRSLAVRLLGEPGVAGHAWNYARSGASVAELPAQMAKVAPHRPELVTVMMGANDACKDKVGLMTPVDEFRASFEESMRRLRADAPKTHVYVASVPDLKRLWSEGRENPVGRQIWKLGICSTMLGDAQDMGPAAQQRRSTVQARVVAYNTVLKDVCAKDLRCRYDGGAVFDFRFTGDQLSRWDWFHPSKDGQGRLADLAYRNIVAVKPPV, from the coding sequence ATGCCGGAGAGCCCCCAGGGACCCGCCGGGCGACGCCCGGGGTACGGCAGGAGCCGCCGGAGGGCGTACGCGCGCGTCGCGGGCCTCTGCGCCGGGCTGCTGGTGGCCGGGACCGCGCTGGGTGGCTGTATCTCCTCGGACGGCGCCGATCCGGACTGGAAGAAGTCGAAATCCGGCCAGTCGCCGCCACCGAAGCCGGTGTGGGACCGCAGCCCCGCCTCGATCGCCGCCGTCGGCGACTCCATCACCCGCGGCTTCGACGCCTGCGGGCTGCTCAGCGACTGCCCCCGGGTGTCCTGGGCGACCGGCACGGACGACGGCGTGCGCAGCCTCGCGGTGCGGCTGCTCGGCGAGCCGGGGGTCGCGGGCCACGCCTGGAACTACGCCCGCTCGGGTGCCTCCGTCGCGGAGCTTCCGGCGCAGATGGCGAAGGTGGCCCCGCACCGGCCCGAGCTGGTCACGGTCATGATGGGCGCCAACGACGCGTGCAAGGACAAGGTCGGTCTGATGACGCCCGTGGACGAGTTCCGGGCGTCGTTCGAGGAGTCGATGCGCAGGCTGCGGGCGGACGCGCCCAAGACCCACGTGTACGTGGCGAGCGTGCCCGATCTCAAGCGGCTCTGGTCCGAGGGCCGGGAGAATCCGGTGGGCCGGCAGATCTGGAAGCTGGGGATCTGCTCGACGATGCTGGGTGACGCGCAGGACATGGGCCCGGCCGCGCAGCAGCGGCGGTCGACGGTTCAGGCGCGGGTGGTGGCGTACAACACGGTGCTCAAGGACGTGTGCGCGAAGGATCTGCGCTGCCGTTACGACGGGGGCGCCGTCTTCGACTTCCGGTTCACCGGGGACCAGTTGAGCCGGTGGGACTGGTTCCACCCGAGCAAGGACGGCCAGGGCAGGCTGGCCGACCTCGCCTACCGCAACATCGTCGCCGTGAAGCCCCCGGTGTAG